CCCGGAGTTGCAGGCCCGGCTCGCAGCACACGAGTGGGACCTGATCGTCGTAGACGAGGCGCACCGCATGAGCGCCCACGTGGCCGGAAGTGACCCAAAGTACACCAAGCGGTTCCTGCTGGGCCGCGAACTCGCTCAGCAGACCCGGCACTTCCTGCTGATGACCGCCACGCCGCACAACGGCAAGGACGAGGACTTTGGGCTCTTCATGAGCCTCCTAGACGCCGACCGCTTCGAAGGTCGCAGCGCCGGGAAGGTGAACGCCAGCGACCTGATGCGCCGGATGGTCAAGGAAGACCTCAAACGGTTCGACGGGCGTCCTCTCTTCCCCGAGCGCGTCTCGCAGACGGTGGCCTACGCCCTCTCGCCGGAGGAGCAGGCGCTCTACGACGACGTGACGGACTACGTGCGCGAGGAGATGAACCGCGCCGACCGCCTGGACGAGAACCGCCGCGTCAACGTCGGCTTCGCCCTGCAAACCCTGCAACGTCGCCTGGCGAGCAGCCCGGAGGCCATCTACCAGTCCCTGCGCCGCCGCCGCGAGCGGCTGGAGGCGCGCGTGCGCGAGGAGACCACAGTCCACCTCCCCACCGCCGACGACTGGGAAGAGTTCGACGACTTGGGCGAGGCTGAAGCCGAGGCCCTGGAACAGGAAGTCCTGGACCGGGCCACCAGCGCTCAGACGGTGCAGGAGCTTCAGGCCGAGATCGGCATGTTGACCCAACTGGAGCAGCAGGCCCTGCGGCTGCGGAACAGCCGGCGCGACGCCAAGTGGGCCCAGCTCTCGGACGTGTTGCAGTCGCCCCAGATGTTCCATCCGGATGGCGAGCGGCGCAAGCTCATCGTGTTCAGCGAGGCGCGGGACACCCTGCACTACCTGGCCTCGCGCATCCGTACCCTGCTGGGGCAGGAGGAGGCGGTGGAGCTGATCCACGGCGGTGTCAGCCGAGAGGCGCGGCGAGCCATCGTGGAACGCTTCAACCACGGACGTGACCTCAAGGTGCTGATCGCCAACGATGCCGCCGGTGAGGGTCTGAACCTCCAGACCGCGAACCTGATGGTGAACTACGACCTGCCGTGGAACCCCAACCGCCTGGAGCAGCGGTTCGGCCGCATCCACCGCATCGGGCAGGAAGAGGTCTGTTTCCTGTGGAACCTTGTGGCCGCGGGCACCCGCGAGGGCGACGTCTACGCCACGCTCCTGAACAAGCTGGAGGCCCAGGCCAGTGCGCTGGGCGGCCGCGTCTTCGACGTCCTGGGCCAACTGTTCGAGGGCCAGCCCCTGCGTGACCTGCTGATGGAAGCGATCCGCTACGGCGACAGCCCCGCCGTACGCGCCCGTCTGCACCAGGCCATCGCGGGCGCGGTGGACACGGACGCGCTGCGCGCCCTACTGGAAGAGCGTGCCCTGGGCCAGGCCAGCATGGACACCAGCGAGGTCATGCGGATCCGTGACGACATGGAACGCGCCGAGGCTCGGAAACTCCAGCCCCACTTCATCGAGTCCTTCTTTCTGACGGCGTTCGGGAGCCTGGGTGGCAACGCCATGCCCCGTGAAAACGGACGCTACGAGATCCGCCAAGTGCCCGCCCGCGTTCGCGACCGTGCCCAGGAGTTGCACCCCGGCCTACCCGTGAACCGAGAGTACCGGCGCGTCACTTTCGACAAGCACCTGATCCGCAGCCCCGGCTCGCAGGGGCACAGCCCGGAGGCCGCCTTCCTGTGCCCAGGCCATCCCCTGCTGGACGCCGTGATCGACCTGACGCTCTCGCAAGCCCAGGCCGTGCTGCGTCAGGGCAGCGTGCTGATCGACCCGCAGAACCGCACGCCGCACCCGCGTCTGCTGGCCTACGTGATGCACGAGGTGCGCGACAACCGAGCCACGCGCGGGCAGACCTACACGGTGGTCAGCCGCCGCCTCCAGTTCGTCGAGTTGCACCCGGACGGTAGCGCCCACGACGCCGGGTTCGCGCCCCACCTGGACTACCGTGCCCCGACGCCTGCCGAGGATGCGCTGGCCCGTCCGCACACGCAGGCCAACTGGCTGAGCGGCGACATCCCCGCCCTGGTGCGCGCCTACGCTGCCGGGCACCTCGCGCCGCAGCACGTCGAGGAAGTGCGCGGCATGCGCCTGCCGCATATCGACCGGGTGGAACACGAGGTCCACGCGCGGCTGATGCGCGAGATCAACCACTGGGACGCCCGCGCCCGCGAGCTGAAGGGCCAGGAGGCCCAGGGAAAACAGCCACGCGTGAACAGCCAGAAAGCACGCGAGCGGGCTGCCGCCCTAGCGGAACGCCTGGAGCGCCGCCTGGACGACCTGAACCGCGAGCGCGCCATCAGCGCGGGTGTGCCGGAAGTGCTGGGCGTGGCCCTGGTGGTTCCGGAGGCACTGACGCTTTCCGCAGCCGCCCAGGAAACCAGCGTGGATGCGGCTGCCCGCGCACGCGTCGAGCAGGCTGCCATGCAGGCCGTTTGGCAGACCGAGTTGGCCCTGGGCCGCCAGCCCCGCGACGTGAGCGCCGAGCGCGGTTTGGGTTACGACCTCGAGAGCCGTGACCCAGACTCGGGCCGACTTCACTTCATCGAAGTCAAGGGCCGCTGGGAAGACGCGGACACCGTCACCCTGACCCGCAACGAGATGCTCGCCAGCCGCAACGCCCCCGAGCAGTTCCGGCTGGCGCTGGTGCGCGTCACGGCACAGGGCACGCACCCGCCCCGCTACGTCAGCCACCTGCCCTTCCGGGAACCCGGCTTCGCGGAGGTCGCCGCGACGTTCCGGCTGAGTGACCTGGAGGCGCTGGCACAGCCGCCGCACTGAGGGAGCCCAGTTTCCCAGCCGGGTCCCGCCTTATGCTGAGGGCATGAACCTGCTGGAGCGCATCACCGTCAACCCCGCGCAGTGCGGGGGCCGCCCCTGTATCCGCGGGATGCGGCTGCGGGTCAGCGACGTGCTGGACCTGCTGGGTGCGGGCGTCAGCATCGAGGACGTCCTGGCGGACTACCCCGATCTGGAGCGTGAAGACATCCAGGCGGCCCTGCTGTGGGCGGCACGCTACATCAACCACCCGCGCCTGAGCGCGTGACGTACTGGATCGACGCGCAGCTTCCGCCGCAACTCGCCCCCTGGTTGACCCAGACGTTCGGCGTGCCTGCCTTCAGTGCCGCTTACCTCGGCTACCGGGACGCGCCTGACGACGTGATCTTCCACGCGGCCCGCGCCGCGAACGCCACCGTGATCTCCAAGGACGCCGACTTTCTAGAACGTGTCCTGCGGCTGGGCAGCCCGCCCCGGCTCTTGTACGTGACCTGCGGAAACACCAGCACCCAGCACCTCAAGGCCATCTTTACCGCTACTTTCCCGGCAGCGCAGCAGCTTCTGGAAACGGAGGACGTTGTAGAGATCGCCGACACCCGGTAGAGCGTCACCCACTTTTCATACTCCTCATGTAGCCTTTCCGGGCTATGACTTCTTGCAGGACGACCTCGACCCCATGACCACCCAACCTCTGCGACGCAAGCTGATCGAGGTCGCCCTGCCGCTGGAAGCCATCAACGCCGCCTCGGCCCGCGAGAAGTCCATCCGGCACGGGCATCCCAGCACGCTGCACCTGTGGTGGGCACGCCGTCCACTCGCCACCGCCCGCGCCATCCTGTTCGCGCAACTTGTGGACGACCCGAACGATGCGGGCGCTCCCGCCGAGTTTGTGCAAGCCTGTCGGGAACTGACTATCCTGACGCGCGGCAACGACAAGGATCACCCGCGCGTGCCGGGACGACCGGGGACCTTCGCCACCGCCGAGGACACGCCCCGCAACCGCCTGTTCGACTTCATCGCCGAGCTGGTGGAGTGGGAGAACACCACCAACCAGCCCGTGCTGGAGCAGGCCAACCGTCTGATCCGCCTGTCCACCGGTGGCACGCCGCCTCCCGTCCTCGACCCCTTTTCGGGCGGATGCACCATCCCGCTGGAGGCGCAGCGGCTGGGCCTGGAGGCGCACGGCAGCGACCTGAACCCGGTGGCCGTGATGATCGGCAAGGCGAGCATCGAGATCCCGCCGCGTTTCGCAGGACGCCCAGCGGTTCACACAAGGATGAAGGGCAGCACCTTTCACGGCGCGCAGGGTCTGGCCGCCGACGTGCGCCACTACGGCGCTTGGATGAAGGCGGAGGCCGAGGCCCGGATCGGCCACCTGTACCCGAAGGCCAGGTTACCGGACGGCAAAGAAGCCACCGTGATCGCGTGGCTATGGGCCAGAACCGTCGCCAGCCCTGACCCCGCAGCGGGCGGCGCACACGTTCCCCTAGTGCGTTCCTTTGCACTCAGCACCAAGAAAGGCAAGGAGAGATATGTAGAGCCTGTGGTGGACGGCAACACCTACCGTTTCGTGGTGCGGCACGGCAAACTGCCCGACCACCTGCAGGAAGGCACCGTGGGCCGAACCGGGGCCAGATGCATCCTGACCGGCACGCCTTTTCCGCTGACCTACATCCGCGCCGAGGGCAAGGCCGGACGCATGGGCACACGACTGATGGCGATCGTCGCCGAGGGCAACCGCCAGCGCGCGTACCTTGACCCGACGGAGGAGATGGAGCAGGCGGCGGCAAGCGCGGAACCTCAGTGGAAGCCAGAACAACCACTTGGTAACGACCCCCGCGCTATCACGGCACCCAACTACGGCATGACAACCTTCGGTGACCTCTTCACTCCCCGCCAACTCGTCGCTCTGACCACTTTCTCTGACCTGGTGGCTGAGGCCCGCGAGCGCGTGAAGGCCGATGCCCTGGCCGCTGGGATGCCGGAAGGTCAGCCGCTACGCGAGGGTGGGAACGGGGCGCTGGCTTATGCGGAAGCGGTGGGTGTGTACTTAGGTCTTGTCGTTTCTCGAACCACCGAACGCAACAACAACATGGGGACTTGGGATGCTAGTCCATCCAAGGAACAAGTCAGAGGCATCTTTGCCCGCCAAGCCATATCCATGAACTGGGATACTGCTGAAGGCAACTTTTTTGCTTCCTCCTCGGGGACGATCGGGCCAAGTATCGACTGGGTGGCAAAGGTTGTAGAGATGTTACCGGCCACTGTCGCCGGATCGGAACGTCAGCTTGACGCCGCAGCCCGCCTTGTCCCCCCCAAGGCGGTCATCTCCACCGACCCGCCCTACTACGACAACATCGGCTACGCTGACCTGTCCGACTTCTTTTATGTGTGGTTGCGTCGTTCACTGCGCTCTACTTACCCCGACTTGTTCGGCACGATGGGTGTACCGAAGCGAGAAGAACTCGTTGCCAACCCGTTCAGGCAAGGCGGCAAGGACGCCTCTGAACAGTTCTTCCTCAAGGGCATGACGCAGGCCATGCACAACATGGCGACCCAGGGCAACCAAGAGTATCCGACGGCCATCTACTACGCCTTCAAGCAGGCTGAAACAACAGGGAGCGGCGTGAGCAGTACCGGTTGGGCCACCTTCCTTGAAGCCGTGATCCAAGCTGGCTACTCCATCAACGGCACTTGGCCTGTTCGGAGTGAGCTGAGTAACCGTATGCGTGGGCAAGGCTCCAACGCTCTTGCCACTTCCATCGTCATGGTCTGCCGCCCTCGCCCTCAGGACGCCCCGCTGACCACCCGCACCGACTTCCTGCGCGAGTTGCGCCGCAGTCTGCCCACCGCACTCTCGGCCCTGACCGCCAGCAACCTGCTCCCGGTAGACATGGCCCAAGCCAGCATCGGCCCCGGCATGGCGGTCTACAGTCGCTACCGAGATGTGCTGGAGTCTGACGGTTCGCGCATGCCCGTGCGCGTGGCGCTGCAACTGATCAACGCGGCGCTCGACGAGTACCTGGCGGAGCAGGAAGGTCACCTGGACTCGGACACCCGCTTTGCGGTGACGTGGTTCGAGACGCACGGGTTGGAGGAAGCGGCCTACGGCGACGCCGAGACGCTGGCAACCGCGCGCGGCGTGAGCGTGGCAGGCGTGGCCGAGGCAGGCCTGATCCTGTCCAGGGCGGGCAAGGTCCGGCTGAAGCGGAGGGATGAACTGGCCGCAGGCTGGAACCCGCAGGCGGACAAGCGCCCGACCGCCTGGGAAGCAGTGCAGCACCTCGCCCGCATCAACGACCAGGAGGGTGCGGATGCTGCGGGCAGGCTGATGGCTCAGCTTCAGGCTTCTGCATCAGGTGATCTCGCCGATTCCGCGCGGCAACTGGCCTACCGCCTTTACGGCATCTGCGAGCGCAAGGGCTGGAGCAGCGAGGGGCAGGTCTACAACGCCTTAGTGGCCTCGTGGGGCCAAGCAGCAGAAGCGGCAGCGCGGGCTGAGGCAGAAACGGCTGACGCCCGCATGGAAACGCTGCTGGAGCAGATGGGGAGGAACTAAAAGGCACAGCCCAACACACCTTGGTCAAGATGACCAAGACTATCGGCTTGACTGACCACATCCTGCTGAGTGATGCGTCACCGCCCTGGGTCGTGCAGCTTCGCTGCGGCAACCTGCGCGCCCGGGCGCTGCGGGAGTTTCTGGAAAGCCAGTGGTCCCAGGTGCTCACCCTTCTGCCTGGGCACCGGCTGGTGCAGTTGTACGCCGACCGCATCAAGGCGGTCAGCTGACCGAAGCCAGGCCGCGTTTCCACGCAGGCACAGCACCTGCGCGACGGTCGGCCTCGGGCAGGCTGTAGCCTGTGCCCGTATATGGCTCTCTCCAACCGGCAACGCGTTCAGGGCGCGCAGGACGCCCTCCTTGAAGAACTGGTGGTGTACGTCGAGAAGGGTCTGCTGAAGGCGTTCGGCACAGACTGGGTGGGCCGCGTGACTGCGCGGTTCTCCGGCGTCCCCGTGGATGGCGTGGGCAAGCCGGTCTGGGACATGCAACTCTTGGTCAAGGTGATCGCCGACTTCTGGCACGACGCCTTTGGCGACAAGCTGCGCCCGGACGACCGCAACCACATCTTCGAGTTGCGCAGCTGGCGCAACGCGCTGGCCCATGACCAGCCGTTCACTTACGACGACACCCACCGGGCACTGGACACCATGCACCGGGTCGCCAGCGCCATGAAACTGCCAGTCGCGGCCTACCTGCTCAAGGAACGCGACGAGACGATGCGGATCAAGCTCCGTGAGCAGGAACGCGCGGTGACCCGCAGTGTCACAGTGGTCGAGGGCCGCGTCCCGGAAGGTCTTAAGGCTTGGCGGGATGTGATCATCCCGCACCAGGACGTGCGCGAGGGCAACTTCATGGCCGCCGAGTTCGCCGCTGACCTGGCGCAGGTGCACAAAGGCGAGGCCAGCTCCGAGTATGGCGACCCCCAGGACTTCTTCGCCCGCACCTACATCACGGCGGGCCTGCGTGACCTGCTGACCAACGCCCTGAACCGGCTGGGCAAGGGCGAAGGCGATCCGGTGGTCGAACTCCAGACTAACTTTGGGGGCGGCAAGACGCACTCCATGCTGGCGCTGTACCACCTTTTCGGCAAGGTGCCCTCGCGAGAACTGGCCGGTCTGGAGGAGGTTCACTCCAGGGCGGGCCTGTCCACAGCCCCAACCGGTGTGAACCGCGCGGTGCTGGTCGGCACGGACCTGGGCATCGGCCGCCGCATGCAGCAGGACGGCACGGTGACCAACACCCTCTGGGGAGAGATGGCCTACCAGCTCGCGGGTGCGGCGGGCTACGCCCTGGTCGCCGAGGCTGATCAGCAGCGCACCAACCCTGGTGCGGAGATGCTGACGCGGCTGCTCACGCTGGCGAGCCCCTGCCTGATCCTGATCGACGAGTGGGTGGCGCAGCTGCGCGAGCTCTACGGGCGGAGCGACCTCAACGCCGGTTCGTACGAGTCCAACATCTCGTTTGCCCAGTCCCTCACCGAGGCCGCCAAGCGGGTGCCTCGCGCCCTGGTCGTCGCCAGCCTCCCCCAAAGCCAGTCGGAGGTGGCGGGCCAGGGTGGCAGCGCCGCGCTGAGCGCGCTTCAGGAGACGTTCAAGCGCGTCCAGAGCACCTGGCTGCCCGCGAACCCCGAGGAGTCGTTCGAGATCGTCCGCCGCCGGTTGTTCGAACCCCTTCAGGGCGACGCTCACCGACAGGCCGACGCGGTGGTTCGTGCGTTCATGACCCACTACACCACCCACGCAACAGAGTTTCCGCAGGGGGCGTCCGAACCCGACTTTGCAGGGCGGCTGAGCAAAAGCTATCCGATCCACCCCTCCCTCTTCGATGCCCTGTTCGGCACTTGGAGTACCCTCGAACGCTTCCAGCGCACGCGCGGTGTGCTCCGGCTGATGGCCCTGGTGATCCACCGGTTGTGGCAGAGCGGCGAGAAGAGCCTGATGATCCTGCCCGGAAACCTCCCCCTCGACGACGTGCGAGTGCAGGCTGAACTGCGCAACTACCTGGGCGAGGCGTGGGAAGCGATCATGAACCAGGAAGTGGACGGGCCCAACAGCCTGCCTGTCCGCGTGGAGGCCGAAGATAAGAGCGGGAGGCTGGGTCAGGTGGCCGCCGCCCGCCGGGTGGCCCGCACCGTGTTCCTCTGCACGGCGCCCAGGGCGAAGACCGCCCATGCTGGCGTGGAAACGCGCAGCATCCTGCTGGGCAGCGTGCAACCGGGCGAAACTGCTGGCCCGTTCAGCGACGCCCTGCGGCTGATCTCCTCGCAAGCGGTCTACCTCTACGTGGACGCATCGCAGTACTGGTACAGCACCCAGCCCAGCCTCAACCGCCGCGCTGCCGACCTCGCCCTTCAACTGCCCCCGGAGGACGTGACGACCGAGGTCGAGCGCCGCCTGAAGGCACTGGTCAAGAACAAGGGTGCGTTTGCCGGTATCCACGTCACAGACTCCCCAGCCGATGTCCCCGACGACGCGCGTGAACCGGGCGTGCGGCTGGTGATCCTGCCGCCCTCGCAGCCGCACGTGAAAGGCGCCCAGGACAGCGCCGCGGCGCAGCGTGCCCACGAGATCGTCACTCGCAAAGCAGGTGGCGACCGCCTGGGCCGCAACAACGTGGTGCTGCTGGCCGCCGACCGGTCGCGGCTGGATGATCTGCTGAGCCGCACCCGGCAGTACCTGGCGTGGCAGCAGATCCATACCCGCGCCGAGCAAGACAACCTCACGCCGAGCGACAAGCGGCAGGCCGCCGGGCGCATGGAGGAGCACAGCAAAGGGACGGATCTGCTGTTGGGAGCCGCCTACGCCTTCCTCCTAGTGCCCGAGTTGATCACGGGGACCGGTCAACCCACCATCGCACTGCAAGAAACTCGCCTGAATGGCGAGGGCGATCTGCTAGAGCGGACGGCTCGGAAACTTGTGGGCGAGGGCCAGCTGATAGGGACGTACGGCGGCCTCCCGCTCAAGCTGAAGCTTGATGCCCTGCTCTGGAACGGACGGCCTCACCTCCCTATACGGCAGCTGCTCGAGTACTTCGCGCAGTACCTCTACCTCGACCGCCTGGAAAACGCCCAAGTTCTGCTGAGCGCCATCCAGGATGGGCTGACGACAAAGCAGCCCTACTTCGCCTACGCCGACGGCCAGAACGGTGAAACGTACCTCAACCTCCGGTTTGGTGAGCCAGCGACCGTTCGGGTTGACGACCACTCGCTGCTGGTCAACATCGAGGCGGCGATGCGCCAGCGGCTGGCCGAGCAGCAACAGGCGATATCGGTCGGGGCCGCCGCAGCTCACCAGGTGACGACGGGTGTGACGACCACTGCCAAGGCTGGACACGTCCAGGGCGGCACCCCGCCTACCCCCCCGGTCCCGGCCCCGGTCCTGCCCACCCGCGCGCACCTAGAGGGTACGCTCGATGGAACCCGGATGGTCAAACGGTTCGAGGACATCTACGCCGAGATCATCCAGCAGCTTATCGAGGCCGGTGCCGGCGTCCAGGTGGAGGTGGTCATCCGCGCCCAGGCGCCGCACGGGCTGGCAACCCATCAGCAGCGCGCAGTGCTGGAAAACGCGCGGAGCCTGGGGCTGACTGCCGAGTTGGAGTAGTTCAGGTTTTCCAGGGCACCTCACCCATCAGTAACCTCAACTGCCCCTCCCCTCCCCCCCCTGTGTCCATCCCGCCGGGCATGAGGCGCCACGCCGGATAGGCGTCCCACTGAAACCCCAGGTCCAGGGTCCAACCGTGAGCCTCCAAGCGGATCTCCGCCCAGTCCAGGCGCTGGGCTTCTGCCACTGCCTGGACTGGCAGGACTGGACCGCACGGCGGTGAGCACTCCCGCCCGAGGACGAACTGGGCCCAGGGTGGCAACTGACGTGCCCAGTCCGTCCGGGCACGAACTGCGCCCGATACGCCTGTAACCCCTACCCAACCCGGGCAGAGTGGGCGCACCAGCGCTGGCCCGGACAGCACGGGCTGGCGAACGCGGCCCACGTTCAAGGACTGACCCTGCTGCTCCTCGCGCGCCAGTTGGTTCTGCTCCAGCTCGATGACGTACTCCACGAGCGCACGGGGGAAGATCCTGGCTGCGCTCTGAGCGGTACCCTGGAAAACGGCAACCGGAGTATCCGGACACAACTGCTGACGCCGCACGGCCAGGCGGAGGTCAGTCAGCCGATCAGCCAGTTTCAAAAGCCGCGCTGCCTGCTGCCGAGTGGGCAGCAGATCAAGCTCGTAGTAGTGATCGTTCATGCATCCTCCCTTGAACC
The sequence above is a segment of the Deinococcus budaensis genome. Coding sequences within it:
- a CDS encoding DUF499 domain-containing protein, with product MALSNRQRVQGAQDALLEELVVYVEKGLLKAFGTDWVGRVTARFSGVPVDGVGKPVWDMQLLVKVIADFWHDAFGDKLRPDDRNHIFELRSWRNALAHDQPFTYDDTHRALDTMHRVASAMKLPVAAYLLKERDETMRIKLREQERAVTRSVTVVEGRVPEGLKAWRDVIIPHQDVREGNFMAAEFAADLAQVHKGEASSEYGDPQDFFARTYITAGLRDLLTNALNRLGKGEGDPVVELQTNFGGGKTHSMLALYHLFGKVPSRELAGLEEVHSRAGLSTAPTGVNRAVLVGTDLGIGRRMQQDGTVTNTLWGEMAYQLAGAAGYALVAEADQQRTNPGAEMLTRLLTLASPCLILIDEWVAQLRELYGRSDLNAGSYESNISFAQSLTEAAKRVPRALVVASLPQSQSEVAGQGGSAALSALQETFKRVQSTWLPANPEESFEIVRRRLFEPLQGDAHRQADAVVRAFMTHYTTHATEFPQGASEPDFAGRLSKSYPIHPSLFDALFGTWSTLERFQRTRGVLRLMALVIHRLWQSGEKSLMILPGNLPLDDVRVQAELRNYLGEAWEAIMNQEVDGPNSLPVRVEAEDKSGRLGQVAAARRVARTVFLCTAPRAKTAHAGVETRSILLGSVQPGETAGPFSDALRLISSQAVYLYVDASQYWYSTQPSLNRRAADLALQLPPEDVTTEVERRLKALVKNKGAFAGIHVTDSPADVPDDAREPGVRLVILPPSQPHVKGAQDSAAAQRAHEIVTRKAGGDRLGRNNVVLLAADRSRLDDLLSRTRQYLAWQQIHTRAEQDNLTPSDKRQAAGRMEEHSKGTDLLLGAAYAFLLVPELITGTGQPTIALQETRLNGEGDLLERTARKLVGEGQLIGTYGGLPLKLKLDALLWNGRPHLPIRQLLEYFAQYLYLDRLENAQVLLSAIQDGLTTKQPYFAYADGQNGETYLNLRFGEPATVRVDDHSLLVNIEAAMRQRLAEQQQAISVGAAAAHQVTTGVTTTAKAGHVQGGTPPTPPVPAPVLPTRAHLEGTLDGTRMVKRFEDIYAEIIQQLIEAGAGVQVEVVIRAQAPHGLATHQQRAVLENARSLGLTAELE
- a CDS encoding DUF433 domain-containing protein → MNLLERITVNPAQCGGRPCIRGMRLRVSDVLDLLGAGVSIEDVLADYPDLEREDIQAALLWAARYINHPRLSA
- a CDS encoding DUF1156 domain-containing protein; this encodes MTTQPLRRKLIEVALPLEAINAASAREKSIRHGHPSTLHLWWARRPLATARAILFAQLVDDPNDAGAPAEFVQACRELTILTRGNDKDHPRVPGRPGTFATAEDTPRNRLFDFIAELVEWENTTNQPVLEQANRLIRLSTGGTPPPVLDPFSGGCTIPLEAQRLGLEAHGSDLNPVAVMIGKASIEIPPRFAGRPAVHTRMKGSTFHGAQGLAADVRHYGAWMKAEAEARIGHLYPKARLPDGKEATVIAWLWARTVASPDPAAGGAHVPLVRSFALSTKKGKERYVEPVVDGNTYRFVVRHGKLPDHLQEGTVGRTGARCILTGTPFPLTYIRAEGKAGRMGTRLMAIVAEGNRQRAYLDPTEEMEQAAASAEPQWKPEQPLGNDPRAITAPNYGMTTFGDLFTPRQLVALTTFSDLVAEARERVKADALAAGMPEGQPLREGGNGALAYAEAVGVYLGLVVSRTTERNNNMGTWDASPSKEQVRGIFARQAISMNWDTAEGNFFASSSGTIGPSIDWVAKVVEMLPATVAGSERQLDAAARLVPPKAVISTDPPYYDNIGYADLSDFFYVWLRRSLRSTYPDLFGTMGVPKREELVANPFRQGGKDASEQFFLKGMTQAMHNMATQGNQEYPTAIYYAFKQAETTGSGVSSTGWATFLEAVIQAGYSINGTWPVRSELSNRMRGQGSNALATSIVMVCRPRPQDAPLTTRTDFLRELRRSLPTALSALTASNLLPVDMAQASIGPGMAVYSRYRDVLESDGSRMPVRVALQLINAALDEYLAEQEGHLDSDTRFAVTWFETHGLEEAAYGDAETLATARGVSVAGVAEAGLILSRAGKVRLKRRDELAAGWNPQADKRPTAWEAVQHLARINDQEGADAAGRLMAQLQASASGDLADSARQLAYRLYGICERKGWSSEGQVYNALVASWGQAAEAAARAEAETADARMETLLEQMGRN
- a CDS encoding helicase-related protein produces the protein MPLLLDDLRSGTSVRGLIADQVVQVLSVNPVTPEILSVVLKDSRGQLTERLIYPGDLETCELVARPNAYTFDGDAAQLRLVSEALRIQLAHLFDPYLAIHTSQVQPLPHQITAVYGEMLNRQPLRFLLADDPGAGKTIMAGLLIKELMVRGEVERCLIVAPGGLVEQWQDELAQKFGLAFDLLSRDRITASRTADPFGESPFWIARMDMLSRNPELQARLAAHEWDLIVVDEAHRMSAHVAGSDPKYTKRFLLGRELAQQTRHFLLMTATPHNGKDEDFGLFMSLLDADRFEGRSAGKVNASDLMRRMVKEDLKRFDGRPLFPERVSQTVAYALSPEEQALYDDVTDYVREEMNRADRLDENRRVNVGFALQTLQRRLASSPEAIYQSLRRRRERLEARVREETTVHLPTADDWEEFDDLGEAEAEALEQEVLDRATSAQTVQELQAEIGMLTQLEQQALRLRNSRRDAKWAQLSDVLQSPQMFHPDGERRKLIVFSEARDTLHYLASRIRTLLGQEEAVELIHGGVSREARRAIVERFNHGRDLKVLIANDAAGEGLNLQTANLMVNYDLPWNPNRLEQRFGRIHRIGQEEVCFLWNLVAAGTREGDVYATLLNKLEAQASALGGRVFDVLGQLFEGQPLRDLLMEAIRYGDSPAVRARLHQAIAGAVDTDALRALLEERALGQASMDTSEVMRIRDDMERAEARKLQPHFIESFFLTAFGSLGGNAMPRENGRYEIRQVPARVRDRAQELHPGLPVNREYRRVTFDKHLIRSPGSQGHSPEAAFLCPGHPLLDAVIDLTLSQAQAVLRQGSVLIDPQNRTPHPRLLAYVMHEVRDNRATRGQTYTVVSRRLQFVELHPDGSAHDAGFAPHLDYRAPTPAEDALARPHTQANWLSGDIPALVRAYAAGHLAPQHVEEVRGMRLPHIDRVEHEVHARLMREINHWDARARELKGQEAQGKQPRVNSQKARERAAALAERLERRLDDLNRERAISAGVPEVLGVALVVPEALTLSAAAQETSVDAAARARVEQAAMQAVWQTELALGRQPRDVSAERGLGYDLESRDPDSGRLHFIEVKGRWEDADTVTLTRNEMLASRNAPEQFRLALVRVTAQGTHPPRYVSHLPFREPGFAEVAATFRLSDLEALAQPPH
- a CDS encoding DUF5615 family PIN-like protein translates to MTYWIDAQLPPQLAPWLTQTFGVPAFSAAYLGYRDAPDDVIFHAARAANATVISKDADFLERVLRLGSPPRLLYVTCGNTSTQHLKAIFTATFPAAQQLLETEDVVEIADTR